The stretch of DNA TTAAAAAGATAACAAATCAGTTTCNTTAAGAAGATAACAAATCAGTTTCAGGAAATATTGGGAGAGGGAGCTTACGGGATTGTTTATAAAGGAACACTTTCGAATGAAATTCAAGTTGCTGTAAAAGTTCTCAATGATTCCGAAGGAAATGGGGAAGAATTTATTAATGAAGTTGCAGCAATGGGGAAAATCCATCATGTTAACGTGGTTCGCCTAGTTGGCTTTTGTGCTGATGGAGTTAGAAGAGCTCTAGTGTTTGAATACTTGCCAAATCAGTCACTTGACAAGCTCATTTTTCCGACAAGTTTCAAAGATAATATCACCCTTACTTGGAAGAAGCTTCATGATATTGCTATGGGAATAGCAAAAGGGCTAGAGTATCTTCATCAAGGATGTGACCAACAAATCCTTCATTTCGATATCAAGCCTCAAAATATTCTGTTAGACCATAACTTGAACCCAAAGATCTCTGATTTTGGTCTTGCCAAGTTATGCTCTAAAGAGAAAAGTGTTGTCACTATGACTGATGCTAGAGGAACCATGGGTTATATTGCACCAGAAGTGATATCAAGCAATTTTGGAAAAGCGTCTCACAAATCTGATGTTTATAGCTTTGGAATGCTGCTTCTTGAAATGGTTGGAGGGAGGAAGAATTTTGATGCAAAGGCGGATACTAGCCAAATGAACTTTCCTGAGTGGATTCATGAGCGGCTGAATCAAGGAGAAGAGTTGAAAATCAGGATTGAGGAAGATGATGATGTTATAATTGCAAGGAAATTAGCTGTTATAGGACTTTGGTGCATCCAATGGAATGCGATAGATCGGCCATCCATCAAAGTTGTAACTCAAATGCTAGAAGGAGATGGGAGTAACCTAACTGTTCCTTCTCCTTTTACAACAAGAAACACCACCCATGTAGGTCCTTCTACGCAAGAGTTGACGATAATCTCAGAACTAGAATGAATGGAAGCCTTAATTACAGATCAACTCCTTCATCTAAAGTTGTAATGTCAGAGTCAATACAGGTGGAAGTCTGAATTTTggtattttcattagatatgTGTTAAGTCATTATGTTTAGCTGCTACTTTCACAACTCTTTTCCGTGTCCAAAATATTTATTGTCAATCTGTCATGATTCTAATATCAACACTCTCACAAAAGTTATTACATATGCAACACCctttagtataatataatacaatgtTTGATTAGCCGCACAATAAAAATGATCTCCGCCATtactaataatataattacCTTAGAATTTACCACATTCAGTCATGTCAGAGAATTTGCAAAAGTATCTACAGAATGAATGATCTTACAAATTTTGTGCAGAAAGTATCAGATACAATTCATAGATATACCTGAATTGGCACCACCGGTGTGTAGTCTAGGGAACCTTTGCTCTAGCAGTTACAAGTTTCTAGTCATCAACTGACCAATTGCGTACAGACAAATCAATTGTACCTATCCTTTTAGAGTCATTGCAAAATTGAGCCCCGAAGTAACGTTTTGGACGATGTTGTTACGTGTAAGGAGAGGCCTCCTATACCACTGTAAACATGGCTATATGTTGGAAAGGTAGCAACTGAACAAATAGAATTAATATGCACAACAGGGGATTTGCTGTTAGTCAAAGCAACAACATACCCAGATTACCTTAGAGCatatgaaaaattttaaatattaaactaaTCTACTTCTAACTctctttaaaaagaaattatccATGATTATGTGTTATACTTGAGATATTTGCTGCCACTTACACCTTATATTTACAGAAAAATAAAGGATTTTAACCATAGTACTAAATACATGTCTTGCATTCATTTGCTTGGTGTAAATGAGTAAATTTTTTCCCAATGACCATTTTGGTCAACGAGTCGAGTCATTTCATTAATTTATCTAAAAACAGAGCATATATCCTAAGAACTCCCCAAACAAGACTTCTTGCCATTCCTAGTTATTATCTTATATACAAAACATCACAAAAGCAACACGAAAGATTGCCAATTGGAAAAAATGCAGCTTTAACTTCTTTCTCCAGCTTCTGCTTCACTGTCCAGTTTTTCCTCTTCTCCAGATTAGTGTCACAAACTCAGAAAACATTCAAG from Solanum stenotomum isolate F172 unplaced genomic scaffold, ASM1918654v1 scaffold10327, whole genome shotgun sequence encodes:
- the LOC125849764 gene encoding LOW QUALITY PROTEIN: rust resistance kinase Lr10-like (The sequence of the model RefSeq protein was modified relative to this genomic sequence to represent the inferred CDS: deleted 1 base in 1 codon; substituted 1 base at 1 genomic stop codon); amino-acid sequence: MMIYDSVIRLSWLNPNCSYCEGLEKDCGFKNYTKQLTTQCFDRPFTTKGGGKKPLIAGGVIGLILLGIIMMAFYECYSSSKIERENQARVEKFLEDYRARRPTRYTYADIKRXQISFXKKITNQFQEILGEGAYGIVYKGTLSNEIQVAVKVLNDSEGNGEEFINEVAAMGKIHHVNVVRLVGFCADGVRRALVFEYLPNQSLDKLIFPTSFKDNITLTWKKLHDIAMGIAKGLEYLHQGCDQQILHFDIKPQNILLDHNLNPKISDFGLAKLCSKEKSVVTMTDARGTMGYIAPEVISSNFGKASHKSDVYSFGMLLLEMVGGRKNFDAKADTSQMNFPEWIHERLNQGEELKIRIEEDDDVIIARKLAVIGLWCIQWNAIDRPSIKVVTQMLEGDGSNLTVPSPFTTRNTTHVGPSTQELTIISELE